Proteins co-encoded in one Nostoc sp. KVJ3 genomic window:
- a CDS encoding tyrosine-type recombinase/integrase: MTLSLVHITAHRKAIASLPVAQAEAKLIALWLEGKASSSIRAYQRYTRRFLDFLDKPLKKVTYEDLVEYASSFGGNAESTKRIYIACAKSLISFAHKIGYLPFNVGMALKLGELPDVINERYLDEADIKLLVRAANKHLADAKTPKRQYTALRNLLIIKLLYQAGLRASEICNLTWVDLTPRSDSGQVYVRKAKGSKNRTILIKPKLWAELMEFKGQALPKNAVFRSQKGGHLDRQNLHPIVKAIAQEAGLSELVSTHWLRHAHGSHAIERGTNPVLVKETLGHANLAITDRYLKARPNDSSALNLMDL; the protein is encoded by the coding sequence ATGACGCTCTCTCTTGTCCACATAACAGCCCATAGAAAGGCGATCGCTTCCTTGCCAGTAGCGCAGGCGGAGGCGAAGTTGATTGCGCTGTGGTTGGAGGGAAAAGCGTCGTCTTCTATTCGGGCTTACCAGCGATACACTAGGCGATTTCTGGATTTTCTGGACAAGCCGCTCAAAAAAGTGACTTATGAAGACTTGGTAGAATACGCTAGTTCTTTTGGGGGCAATGCCGAAAGCACAAAGCGGATATACATAGCTTGTGCTAAAAGCTTGATTAGTTTCGCTCATAAAATTGGATATCTCCCTTTTAATGTGGGTATGGCACTAAAACTGGGTGAATTACCAGATGTAATCAACGAACGCTATCTTGATGAAGCTGATATTAAATTGTTGGTACGGGCAGCCAATAAGCATTTAGCTGATGCGAAAACTCCCAAACGACAGTACACAGCCCTACGTAATTTGTTAATTATCAAACTCTTGTATCAGGCAGGGTTACGGGCAAGTGAAATCTGTAATTTAACTTGGGTAGATTTGACACCCCGCAGTGATAGTGGACAGGTGTACGTGAGAAAAGCCAAGGGGAGCAAAAATCGCACAATTCTCATTAAGCCGAAGCTGTGGGCAGAACTAATGGAGTTCAAAGGTCAAGCTTTACCAAAAAACGCAGTTTTCCGAAGTCAAAAAGGGGGACATCTCGACCGTCAAAACTTGCACCCGATTGTCAAAGCAATTGCACAAGAAGCTGGATTAAGCGAACTGGTTTCTACTCACTGGTTACGTCATGCCCACGGTTCTCACGCGATTGAGCGCGGGACTAATCCAGTGCTGGTGAAAGAAACTTTGGGTCATGCCAATTTAGCCATCACCGATCGCTATCTTAAAGCTAGACCTAATGACAGTAGCGCTTTAAACTTGATGGATCTTTGA